GGAACGCGAGGTCGGAGATGACGCCGGGGCGGATCGCGGGGGCGCGGAGGGGCTTGCCCGACGGCAGCTCCCAGCAGCGCAGTTCCGACCGGCCGTCCACGTTGACGATGACGGCGAGGCGTCTCCCGTCCGCGGAGACCTCGAGTTCCTCGCAGTCCCATTCAGGAGCCCCTTCCAGCGCCTTCACCGTCCGTGCGGCGAAGTCGAGGCGGACGGGGCGCAGGAAGTCGCCGCCCAGGGTCGAGAGCGCGTAGGCGCCGTTTCCGTCCACGGACAGACGCACGTGGCTGAAGGGGTGGGAAGCCCCGGTGGGCGTCACTTCGGTGAGCTTGCCCGTCGCCAGGTCCGCCTGGTGCAGCCGGGTGCGTTCGATGCTGACCGACTGCCGCACCAGCAGCCAGCGGCCGTCGGGAGCCCAGGCCGTCGCCGACCAGCCGGGCGATGATCCCGTCACGAGCGCGCGCACCTTCGAGGGCGCCTTCACGTCGACGACCAGGATGTCGCTGTCCTTGCCATTGCGACGGTTCGAGGCCCAGGCGATGCGTCGGCCGTCCGCCGACCATCGGGGGTCGGTGTTGCGGGAGCGTCCGTCCGTGATCAACGAGGGCTTGGCCTTGGCGTCGGCGGCGTCGGTCAGGAACAGCTGGTAGTTCTCATCTCCGCCCTGGTCGGCGAGGTAGGCCAGCTTCGTGCCGCCCGGCTGGAACCAGCCGTATTTCACCGGCTCCGTTCCGCGCGTGAGCGCGGCCCGCTTGCCCAGCGCCTCGGTCATGCGGTGCAGGTGCGAGGCGCTGCCGATGCGGGTCGAGACGATGGCGGCGCGACCGCGGGAGTCCCATCCCTTGAAGCCGGCGCCGCCGAGGTTGAGGTAGGGGTCCATCTCTTCGGCGAGGGCCGCGGGGACCTGCGGCACCGCGTCGGCGACGAAATTGGACGGGTGCGGAAGGGTGGGGGCGACGCATCCGACGAGGATGGCCGCGAGGAGCAGGCCGGGGCGGGGCATGTCCTTCCATAAGTCCTCCGTTCGGCGAGGGCGAGCCTCGGCCGCTCACTTTTTCTTACGTCGGGTCGCCGCCTTCGCCTCTGCGGCGGCGCCCGCCGGCCCGAAGGATTCGGGGTCGGACAAGGGCCGGCCTGCCACGGGCACGGCGCCGTCGTCGCCTTGCTCGCGCATCCATGCGTCCAAGGCCGCGCGGAGCTCGGCCAGCCTGGCCGCGTTGGCCGGATCCGCCGCCACGTTCGAGCGTTCAGCCGGATCCTTCTCCAGGTCGTAAAGTTCCTCCGCCGGCCGGCGGTGGTAGCGGTCCAGCGTCGCGGCCGCCGCCGCGTCGGTCTTCGCCAGCCTCTCCCATTCCGCGAAGAACGCGCGCTGGCCGAGCCCGTCACCCCGGCTCTCCTGGAGGTCGATGTGCGTGGTGAACGCCCAGTCGGGACGGAGGTTGCGGACGTATTTCCACCGCCCGTCACGGACGGCGCGGGCGGGATAGACGTTCATCCGGTTGTCGTTGGCGTGCGTGGTGAAGATCCGGTCGCGATGCCGGTCCGCGCCGCGCAGCACGGACAGGAAGGAACGTCCGTCGATGCCCGAGGGGGCCTCGCCTCCCGCCGCCTCGAGAAGCGTCGGCAGCAGGTCGACCCAGCTGACCATCGCCCCGGTGCGCTTCCCGGCCGCGACCGTGCCCGGCCAGGATACGATGAGCGGCGTGGCGACGCCGGCTTCGTAAAGGTTCCATTTTCCGAAGGGCCATTGCGCGCCGTGGTCGCTGGAGAAGACGAAGACCGTGGAGGCCGGCAGCGTCTCGCGGACCGTGCGCATCACCTCGCCGAGTTCCGCGTCGCCGCGCGCGACCGCGTCGGCGTAGCGCGCCCGCCAGAGCCGCGTCTGCGGCGTGTCGACGCTGAGCGCGGGCAGCCGGAGGTCGTCCGGACGATGGACTCCGTCGGCGGCCGGCCACGGGACATGCGGCCAGTTGCTTCCGACCATCAGGCAGAGCGGCCTGGCGTCCTTGGGCCTCGCGCGGAGGAACTTCAACGCGGCGGGCACGCCCTCGGGGTCATGGAAGGTGTCGTGGGCGAAGACGTCGAAGCCGTAGTCCGCCGTGTGGCGGTAGTGGGAGACTTTGCCGAAGGCTGCGACCTCGTAGCCCAGCTCCTTGAAGTAGGATGGCCATTTGCGGATCTCCGCTCGCGGCTTGGCGTGATTGGAGGAGGCGCCGTTCCTGGCCGGCATGAGCCCCGTCAGCAGCGCGGCGCGGCTCGGGGCGCAGCTCGGCGAGGCGACGTAGGCCCGGTCGAAGGTCAGGCCGGCGTCGGCCAGCGCGGCGACGTGGGGCGTGCGGATGCCTCCGCCTCCGTAGGGGGTCGTATCCAGTTGCCCGAGGTCATCCGTCAGGAACACCACGATGTCCGGCCGTCGGGCCTCCGCCGCCGGCGACACGGCGGCGAACAGCAGCAAGGCGGCCAGGAGCGGGGGCATGCCGGGATGGTGCCCCGCTTTCCTGCGTCT
Above is a genomic segment from Planctomycetota bacterium containing:
- a CDS encoding S9 family peptidase, which codes for MPRPGLLLAAILVGCVAPTLPHPSNFVADAVPQVPAALAEEMDPYLNLGGAGFKGWDSRGRAAIVSTRIGSASHLHRMTEALGKRAALTRGTEPVKYGWFQPGGTKLAYLADQGGDENYQLFLTDAADAKAKPSLITDGRSRNTDPRWSADGRRIAWASNRRNGKDSDILVVDVKAPSKVRALVTGSSPGWSATAWAPDGRWLLVRQSVSIERTRLHQADLATGKLTEVTPTGASHPFSHVRLSVDGNGAYALSTLGGDFLRPVRLDFAARTVKALEGAPEWDCEELEVSADGRRLAVIVNVDGRSELRCWELPSGKPLRAPAIRPGVISDLAFRPGSHEVGFTLNSEDSPSDAWSADLDSGALTRWTDRTSKPKVEVKAPEATTVRVRSFDGEQIPCLVYLPDPAKFPGRRPAIMIFHGGPEGQSRPGFRGGLLYYLDRLGVALIYPNVRGSSGYGRRYLNLDNGVRRGDAVKDVGPVLDWAAGHPRIDPARIAAFGGSYGGFMCLASMAEFGERFRCGVDVVGVTNMVTLLEQTSDYRRAARRAEYGDERKPEVRAALEAVAPARNAARIRAPLLVIHGRNDPRVPLAEAVRIRDAVRSNGGEVWYLVAEDEGHGFSKKSNVDHQARVTALFLKERLLDP
- a CDS encoding sulfatase, translated to MPPLLAALLLFAAVSPAAEARRPDIVVFLTDDLGQLDTTPYGGGGIRTPHVAALADAGLTFDRAYVASPSCAPSRAALLTGLMPARNGASSNHAKPRAEIRKWPSYFKELGYEVAAFGKVSHYRHTADYGFDVFAHDTFHDPEGVPAALKFLRARPKDARPLCLMVGSNWPHVPWPAADGVHRPDDLRLPALSVDTPQTRLWRARYADAVARGDAELGEVMRTVRETLPASTVFVFSSDHGAQWPFGKWNLYEAGVATPLIVSWPGTVAAGKRTGAMVSWVDLLPTLLEAAGGEAPSGIDGRSFLSVLRGADRHRDRIFTTHANDNRMNVYPARAVRDGRWKYVRNLRPDWAFTTHIDLQESRGDGLGQRAFFAEWERLAKTDAAAAATLDRYHRRPAEELYDLEKDPAERSNVAADPANAARLAELRAALDAWMREQGDDGAVPVAGRPLSDPESFGPAGAAAEAKAATRRKKK